One part of the Arthrobacter tumbae genome encodes these proteins:
- a CDS encoding M16 family metallopeptidase, whose protein sequence is MTETGQGTGVLLPLTPSGPDSRSMLVAGTSGGAVVRRSVLPGGVRVLTEAMPGQRSASIGFWVGVGSRDEAEGEHGSTHFLEHLLFKGTERRTALDIAAAFDEVGGESNAATAKENTCYYARVLDTDLPMAIDVIADMVTSAVIDPEELEQERHVILEEIAMDSDDPSDVAHEKFVEAVLGSHPLGRPIGGTPEAIKAIARESVLQHYRRYYRPEELVVTAAGGLDHEVVCSLVVQALQRAGWELADDAAPVPRRAPVRAVLNESGGVQVIRRAVEQANVLVGCPALTATDDRRFVMSVLNAVLGGGMSSRLFQEIRERRGLAYSTYSFAASYADAGYFAMYAGCSPAKTGQVIGLLSAELERLAAEPVSDEELRRAVGQLSGGMVLSLEDSGSRMSRLGRAELVSGEFLGLDLTLERVRAVTAAQVQHLARELAEAPRTITVVGPFDSEAELGL, encoded by the coding sequence ATGACTGAAACAGGACAGGGCACCGGCGTGCTGCTGCCGCTGACGCCGAGCGGACCGGACAGCAGGTCCATGCTCGTTGCGGGGACATCCGGAGGAGCAGTGGTCCGTCGCTCCGTCCTGCCGGGAGGCGTGCGCGTGCTCACCGAGGCTATGCCGGGCCAGCGCTCGGCAAGCATCGGTTTCTGGGTGGGAGTGGGATCCCGGGACGAGGCGGAGGGCGAGCACGGGTCCACGCACTTCCTTGAGCACCTGCTCTTCAAGGGGACCGAGCGCCGGACAGCGCTCGATATCGCAGCGGCCTTCGACGAGGTCGGCGGAGAATCCAACGCTGCGACGGCGAAGGAAAACACCTGCTACTACGCGAGGGTCCTTGACACCGACCTGCCCATGGCGATCGACGTCATCGCCGACATGGTGACCTCGGCCGTCATCGACCCCGAGGAACTCGAGCAGGAGCGGCACGTCATCCTGGAAGAGATTGCAATGGACAGCGATGATCCCTCCGACGTCGCACACGAGAAGTTCGTGGAAGCCGTCCTTGGCTCTCATCCCCTCGGCCGCCCCATCGGCGGCACGCCGGAAGCTATCAAGGCGATCGCGCGGGAATCAGTGCTGCAGCACTATCGCCGCTACTACCGCCCGGAGGAGCTCGTGGTCACCGCCGCGGGAGGGCTTGACCACGAAGTCGTCTGCTCGCTCGTCGTTCAGGCCCTGCAGCGGGCCGGGTGGGAACTTGCGGACGACGCGGCACCGGTGCCGAGGCGTGCGCCGGTTCGGGCCGTCCTCAACGAATCCGGGGGAGTGCAGGTCATCCGCCGCGCCGTCGAACAGGCCAACGTCCTGGTCGGTTGCCCGGCGCTGACTGCCACTGATGACCGGCGGTTTGTGATGAGCGTACTCAACGCGGTGCTCGGCGGAGGCATGTCCTCCCGGCTGTTCCAGGAGATCCGCGAGAGGCGTGGGCTCGCCTATTCGACCTACTCCTTCGCGGCGTCGTATGCGGACGCCGGCTACTTCGCCATGTACGCAGGATGCAGCCCGGCCAAAACAGGCCAGGTCATCGGCCTGCTCAGTGCAGAGCTGGAGCGCCTGGCTGCCGAGCCGGTGAGCGATGAGGAACTGCGGCGCGCCGTGGGACAGCTCTCCGGCGGAATGGTCCTGTCCCTCGAGGACAGCGGTTCACGGATGTCCAGGCTCGGCCGCGCAGAGCTGGTCAGCGGCGAGTTCCTTGGGCTGGATTTGACGCTTGAGCGGGTGAGGGCCGTGACTGCCGCGCAGGTGCAGCACCTTGCCCGTGAGCTGGCGGAGGCGCCGCGCACCATCACGGTCGTCGGGCCGTTCGACAGCGAAGCCGAGCTGGGACTGTAA
- a CDS encoding MoaD/ThiS family protein produces MLVRYFGAAQAAAGVPEERLELDGVALEEVLGKIRALHPDGQPSMARVLDRSSFLLNEVALRDRSGPIRHSDVLDILPPFAGG; encoded by the coding sequence GTGCTGGTTCGATACTTCGGCGCGGCACAGGCTGCCGCGGGCGTCCCTGAAGAGCGCCTCGAGCTGGACGGCGTCGCGCTGGAAGAGGTTCTCGGAAAGATTCGGGCGCTCCACCCGGACGGCCAACCGTCCATGGCGCGTGTGCTCGATCGAAGCAGCTTCCTGCTCAATGAGGTGGCCCTGCGCGACCGGAGCGGGCCCATCCGGCACAGTGATGTGCTCGATATCCTGCCGCCGTTCGCCGGCGGCTAG
- the moaA gene encoding GTP 3',8-cyclase MoaA — protein MGIPLGTPRIGAPAPVDGLLDSYGRRATDMRLSLTDKCNLRCTYCMPAEGLEWLQKDQVLSRGEIVRLVGIGVNLLGIRELRLTGGEPLVRADLLDIITEIRANHPDLPISLTTNALGLDKKAQRLKDAGLTRINVSMDSLHPDTFAQLTRRPFLDRVLRGIEAAAAVGLGLVKINAVLMRGINDHEAPDLLEWAVSRGFELRFIEQMPLDADHGWTREGMITASEMRERLSERFLLTPDPRNRDGAPAERWEVRRPDEPDVVLGTVGIIASVTEPFCADCRRTRVTAEGKIMSCLFSREETDLRDLLRSDADDAAIALRWQEAMWAKPKAHGMDHTGLGAADFVQPDRSMSAIGG, from the coding sequence ATGGGAATCCCACTCGGCACACCGCGCATAGGCGCGCCGGCACCTGTTGACGGGCTGCTCGACTCCTACGGCCGCCGGGCCACGGACATGCGGCTCTCGCTGACGGACAAGTGCAATCTTCGCTGTACCTACTGCATGCCCGCCGAAGGGCTTGAATGGCTGCAGAAGGATCAGGTGCTCTCCCGCGGGGAGATCGTTCGGCTCGTAGGCATCGGCGTGAATCTCCTGGGAATACGCGAACTGCGTCTGACAGGGGGCGAGCCGCTTGTGCGGGCTGACCTGCTCGACATCATCACGGAAATCCGGGCCAATCACCCGGACCTACCCATATCGCTGACCACCAACGCACTCGGCCTGGACAAAAAGGCCCAGCGGCTGAAGGACGCAGGCCTGACCCGCATCAATGTCTCCATGGACTCGCTCCACCCTGACACCTTCGCGCAGCTGACGCGGCGCCCCTTCCTTGACCGGGTCCTCCGGGGCATTGAAGCGGCAGCCGCCGTCGGGCTTGGCCTCGTGAAGATCAATGCCGTGCTGATGCGGGGCATCAACGATCATGAGGCGCCGGATCTGCTGGAATGGGCCGTGTCCCGCGGCTTCGAGCTGCGGTTCATCGAGCAGATGCCCCTCGATGCAGATCACGGCTGGACCCGCGAGGGGATGATTACCGCATCGGAAATGCGTGAGCGGCTCAGCGAGCGGTTCCTGCTCACTCCCGATCCGCGCAACCGTGACGGTGCCCCGGCTGAACGGTGGGAGGTTCGCAGGCCGGATGAGCCCGACGTCGTCCTTGGCACCGTCGGCATCATTGCCTCCGTCACGGAGCCGTTCTGCGCCGATTGCAGGCGTACCCGCGTTACTGCCGAGGGCAAGATCATGAGCTGCCTCTTCTCCCGGGAGGAGACGGACCTGAGGGACCTGCTCCGGTCAGACGCCGACGACGCCGCGATTGCACTGCGCTGGCAGGAGGCTATGTGGGCCAAGCCCAAGGCGCACGGCATGGACCATACGGGACTCGGCGCTGCGGATTTCGTACAGCCTGACCGCTCCATGAGCGCGATCGGCGGCTGA